The Gordonia sp. KTR9 genome contains a region encoding:
- a CDS encoding ATP-binding cassette domain-containing protein, with amino-acid sequence MSEASGQRPSVASYAPRHQRQDSPLAPLPEDPFVLPDPVEEQLRRWRAERSNPAPPTAEDGDAAEPSPNGHVTVPAEESAPTDSAESAPTDSAPTDGPPVDSEPADPASADAAPTAEARAADAPTAAGPPVSTRPVESRLNPSPVARAYAPPPVPTTPPPPPAERNGHVVRPAPNGVAGRVVPEWQRGPVDGSESHTVAFPVADPVREPAPGDSAGIAIEARNLHKKFKDMVAVEDVSFTVPAGSIVALLGPNGAGKTTTVNMLCTLLKPDGGSATVNGHDVSHDAASVRKSIMLTGQFAALDEALTGRENLVLFGRLLGLEKSAARVRADELLDAFSLTDVGGKRVREYSGGMRRRIDIACGLVTAPRIVFLDEPTTGLDPRSRLEVWSLVEKLRDSGVTILLTTQYLEEADVLSDNIVVIDKGRVIAEGTSDELKASTGAAYCEVTPADPADRARLRDTLADLIADHVQSADDHFVAVPAPDGPETLVEVIQRTAAAGIPLSDVAMRRPSLDEVFLALTDPRRDRSST; translated from the coding sequence ATGTCCGAGGCCAGTGGTCAGCGACCCTCCGTCGCGTCCTACGCGCCGCGTCATCAACGGCAGGATTCGCCTCTTGCGCCGCTGCCCGAAGACCCGTTCGTACTCCCGGACCCGGTCGAGGAGCAGCTACGACGCTGGCGCGCCGAGCGGTCGAATCCCGCGCCCCCCACCGCCGAGGACGGTGATGCGGCCGAGCCGTCGCCCAACGGGCACGTGACCGTCCCGGCCGAAGAGTCCGCACCCACCGACTCCGCAGAGTCCGCACCCACCGACTCCGCACCCACCGACGGCCCGCCCGTCGACTCCGAGCCGGCCGATCCCGCGTCCGCCGACGCGGCACCCACTGCCGAGGCGCGCGCTGCTGACGCACCCACAGCCGCGGGCCCGCCGGTGAGCACGCGCCCCGTCGAGTCGCGGCTGAATCCGTCGCCCGTCGCCCGTGCTTACGCGCCACCGCCGGTCCCGACGACCCCGCCGCCCCCACCCGCCGAACGGAACGGACATGTCGTCCGGCCGGCGCCGAACGGCGTGGCGGGACGGGTGGTCCCCGAGTGGCAGAGAGGACCCGTCGACGGGTCGGAGTCGCACACCGTCGCATTCCCGGTCGCCGACCCGGTGCGGGAACCTGCGCCCGGTGACTCCGCAGGCATCGCCATCGAGGCGAGGAACCTGCACAAGAAGTTCAAGGACATGGTTGCGGTCGAGGATGTGAGTTTCACCGTCCCCGCGGGCAGCATCGTCGCGTTGCTCGGACCCAACGGCGCAGGCAAGACCACGACGGTGAACATGCTCTGCACGCTGCTCAAGCCCGACGGCGGGAGCGCCACGGTCAACGGCCACGACGTCTCGCACGACGCGGCCTCGGTCCGGAAGTCGATCATGCTGACCGGCCAGTTCGCCGCACTCGACGAGGCGCTGACCGGCCGCGAGAACCTCGTGCTGTTCGGACGCCTCCTGGGCCTGGAGAAGTCGGCCGCGCGGGTACGCGCCGACGAACTGCTCGATGCGTTCTCGTTGACCGACGTCGGCGGCAAACGTGTCCGCGAGTACTCGGGCGGCATGCGCCGCCGGATCGACATCGCCTGCGGACTGGTCACCGCACCGAGGATCGTGTTCCTCGATGAGCCGACGACGGGGCTGGATCCGCGCAGCAGACTGGAGGTGTGGTCGCTCGTCGAGAAGCTCCGCGACTCCGGCGTCACCATCCTGCTGACCACCCAGTACCTCGAAGAGGCCGACGTCCTGTCCGACAACATCGTCGTCATCGACAAGGGCCGGGTCATCGCCGAGGGAACCTCCGACGAGCTGAAGGCATCGACCGGTGCGGCCTACTGTGAGGTCACGCCGGCCGACCCGGCCGACCGTGCCCGACTTCGCGACACCCTGGCCGACCTCATCGCCGACCACGTGCAGAGCGCCGACGACCACTTCGTCGCGGTGCCGGCCCCCGATGGTCCGGAGACGCTCGTCGAGGTCATCCAACGGACGGCAGCCGCGGGTATCCCCCTCTCCGACGTCGCGATGCGCCGGCCTTCGCTGGACGAGGTGTTCCTGGCGTTGACCGACCCGCGGCGGGACCGGAGTTCCACCTGA
- a CDS encoding phosphoribosyltransferase — MTTTSPEREILTWELNGVACRELAQQVADDAFAPDIILGIARGGLIPAGALAYALDCKLMISLNVEFYTGVGETLSEPVMLPSLLESSGLTDQRVLVVDDVADTGKTLKLVNDFCQEQGRVAEVRNAVLYKKPHTITVPDYTWRTTDKWINFPWSVQGPIVTVQR; from the coding sequence ATGACCACCACATCTCCCGAGCGCGAGATCCTGACGTGGGAGCTCAACGGCGTGGCGTGCCGTGAGCTCGCCCAGCAGGTCGCCGACGACGCGTTCGCCCCGGACATCATCCTCGGCATCGCCCGGGGCGGCCTGATCCCGGCCGGCGCCCTCGCCTACGCCCTGGACTGCAAGCTGATGATCTCGCTGAACGTCGAGTTCTACACCGGCGTCGGCGAGACACTGTCCGAACCCGTGATGTTGCCGTCGCTTCTCGAGTCGAGCGGCCTCACCGACCAGCGTGTTCTCGTCGTCGACGACGTGGCCGACACCGGCAAGACCCTCAAACTGGTCAACGACTTCTGTCAGGAGCAGGGCCGGGTCGCCGAGGTCCGCAACGCCGTGCTCTACAAGAAACCGCACACCATCACGGTCCCCGACTACACCTGGCGTACCACCGACAAGTGGATCAACTTCCCCTGGTCGGTGCAGGGCCCGATCGTGACGGTGCAGCGATGA